In one window of Phalacrocorax aristotelis unplaced genomic scaffold, bGulAri2.1 scaffold_156, whole genome shotgun sequence DNA:
- the LOC142051371 gene encoding E3 ubiquitin-protein ligase PHF7-like, which produces MPQSPPAQCPPAPPEEQAGPSRVPPPRKRKRPVPKEEVCRLCWRADCDPEVVGQLCRQKGLCVHENCLYHATRLGQKGADEEGFYGFLFPDIRQELKRVAQKRCCICRLRGASVACRRRRCRRIFHFPCGSERGCVSQFFGEFKSFCWKHRPVQRVRAVQQDETPCLICQEVVAGRPCYDTLVCPACASAWFHRRCIQGQALRSALHYFRCPLCQDVPTFQAEMFRLGIKIPDRDAAWEEDGAFADHYQRHSSCDASQCLCPVGREQAEVNGPWRLLLCGSCASRGTHQLCSGIGEDADSWECGDCSGTGTGEGGGAGCPQPPPPTQGPSHSTPGPGTSAEEEEARILAGHPSTQLPSQPLSQKPAEPH; this is translated from the exons ATGCCCcagtccccccctgcccagtgtcccccggcgccgccggaggagcaggcaggaccctcCCGTGTGCCACCCCCGCGCAAAAGAAAGCGTCCGGTCcccaaggaggaag tatgcaggctgtgctggcgagcagactgtgaccccgaagtcgtggggcagctgtgccgtCAGAAGGGGCTCTGCGTCCATGAGAACTGCCTG taCCACGCCACCAGGCTGGGCCAGAAAGGGGCCGATGAAGAGGGCTTCTACGGCTTTCTCTTCCCCGACAtccggcaggagctgaagcgggtggcacagaag aggtgctgcatctgCCGGCTGCGGGGTGCCTCGGTCGCCTGTCGGCGCAGGCGCTGCCGCCGAatcttccacttcccctgcggcagtgagcggggctgcgtctcccagttcttcggggagttcaa gtccttctgctggaagcaccggccggtgcagcgggtgcgggcggtgcagcaggacgagaccccctgcctcatctgccaggaggTGGTGGCCGGGCGGCCCTGCTACGACACCctggtctgtcctgcctgtgccagcgcctggtTCCACCGCCGCTGCATCCAG ggccaggcgctgcgctctgccctgcactacttccgctgccccctctgccaggacgTGCCGACCTTCCAGGCGGAGATGTTTCGCCTGGGCATCAAAATCCCCGACAG ggatgctgcctgggaggaggacggggcctTCGCGGACCACTACCAGCGGCACAGCTCCTGCGatgccagccagtgcctgtgcccGGTGGGACGGGAGCAGGCGGAGGTGAACGG gccctggagacttctgctctgtggctcctgtgcctcccgcggcacccaccagctctgctctggcatAGGAGAAGACGCCGACTCCTGGGAGTGCGGTGACTGCAGCGGCACGGGCACTGgtgaggggggcggggcagggtgcccacagccac CCCCGCCGACGCAGGGACCCTCGCACAGCACCCCGGGTCCTGgcacttcagctgaggaagaagaggccagAATCCTCGCAGgacaccccagcacccagctgccctcccagcccctctcccagaaacctgcagagcctcactAA